One genomic window of Coffea eugenioides isolate CCC68of chromosome 1, Ceug_1.0, whole genome shotgun sequence includes the following:
- the LOC113766975 gene encoding benzyl alcohol O-benzoyltransferase-like: MARQFLVRHKEAESIVPEKPTPHEIRPLSDIDDQKGHIFHLPMIMFFSYNQFLDEKNPVGVIRDAVAKALVYYYPYAGRLIEGPSDKILVNCTAEGVMFREAIAEVRLDQLHDFMQPPFPYSKEFLVDASDSTEILDSPLMLIQVDNTTISSNNIRDCFPSNFHSISKHKEVYRYFETLKDLHDSIRDYGVIMQEIHHTSHVCIMSSRWRKTVIVALSLQYWTPLSTLYVKAFFFGPQEIKAIKKYLPPNIRHASRFDLVTALVWRSRTIALQLDPEEIVTLTYAVNVRGKNKPKLPSGYYGNGFVSPAAVSKVSQLYNNSFVYALELVKKAKHQVTEDFIKSAIDYSVLHGKPGYSTLLKDWIVSDASRTGIDEVDFGWGKPIYGGTMDGGPTFNMTVYSRLRNTQGNDGLVVAVCLPVAAMENFQKEMEKMIKGPMDECNKFWHPKIISML; encoded by the exons atggcaaGGCAATTTTTAGTGAGACATAAGGAAGCAGAGTCGATTGTCCCTGAAAAACCTACTCCCCATGAAATAAGACCACTTTCTGATATAGACGATCAAAAGGGCCACATATTTCATTTACCCATGATTATGTTTTTTAGCTATAATCAATTCTTGGACGAAAAGAACCCTGTTGGGGTGATTAGGGATGCAGTAGCTAAAGCACTTGTTTATTACTATCCCTATGCAGGCAGGCTCATTGAAGGGCCTTCAGATAAGATTCTTGTCAACTGCACAGCTGAAGGGGTGATGTTTAGAGAAGCCATTGCAGAGGTTAGGCTCGATCAACTTCATGACTTCATGCAGCCACCATTTCCTTACTCAAAGGAGTTCTTAGTGGATGCTTCTGACTCTACAGAGATCTTGGACAGTCCATTGATGTTGATTCAG GTGGACAATACTACCATTTCTTCTAATAACATTAGAGACTGTTTTCCGTCAAATTTTCACTCTATATCAAAACACAAGGAAGTTTATAgatattttgaaactttaaagGACTTACATGATAGCATAAGAGACTACGGGGTTATTA TGCAAGAAATCCACCATACGTCACATGTGTGCATAATGAGTTCGAGGTGGAGAAAAACAGTAATAGTTGCACTGAGCCTACAATATTGGACTCCCCTCTCAACCTTGTACGTCAAGGCTTTTTTTTTCGGACCACAAGAGATAAAAGCCATCAAGAAATACCTACCACCAAACATTCGTCATGCATCAAGATTTGATCTGGTAACTGCACTTGTATGGAGATCAAGAACAATAGCCTTACAATTGGATCCTGAGGAAATCGTTACTCTTACCTATGCAGTCAATGTTCGTGGTAAAAATAAACCAAAGTTGCCTAGTGGTTATTATGGCAATGGATTTGTCTCTCCCGCTGCAGTCTCAAAGGTCAGCCAATTGTACAACAATTCATTTGTCTATGCATTAGAGCTAGTGAAGAAAGCAAAACATCAAGTAACTGAGGACTTCATCAAGTCAGCCATTGACTATAGTGTTTTGCATGGAAAACCAGGGTATTCTACGTTGTTGAAGGATTGGATTGTTTCGGATGCATCAAGAACTGGAATTGACGAGGTAGATTTTGGCTGGGGAAAGCCAATTTATGGTGGAACTATGGATGGAGGACCAACTTTTAATATGACAGTTTATTCGCGACTTCGAAATACCCAAGGAAATGATGGGTTGGTGGTGGCAGTTTGCTTGCCAGTTGCAGcaatggaaaattttcagaagGAGATGGAGAAAATGATCAAGGGGCCAATGGACGAATGCAACAAATTTTGGCATCCAAAGATTATATCTATGCTTTAA